The following coding sequences are from one Panthera leo isolate Ple1 chromosome E1, P.leo_Ple1_pat1.1, whole genome shotgun sequence window:
- the LOC122207088 gene encoding keratin-associated protein 4-12-like isoform X3 yields the protein MVSSCCGSVCSDQGCGSSCCQPCCRPTCCQTTCCRTTCCRPSCCISSCCRPSCCQTTCCRPSCCGSSCCGSSCCGSSCCRPSCCISSCCRPSCCGSNCCGSSCCGSSCCRPSCCPSCCLRPVCGRVSCHTTCYRPTCVISTCPRPMCCASSCC from the exons ATGGTCAGCTCCTGTTGTGGCTCCGTCTGCTCTGACCAgggctgtggctccagctgctgccagccttgctgccgcCCCACCTGCTGCCAGACCACCTGCTGCAGGACCACCTGCTGCCG GCCCAGCTGCTGCATCTCTAGCTGCTGCCGCCCCTCCTGCTGCCAGACCACCTGCTGCCGCCccagctgctgtggctccagctgctgcggctccagctgctgtggctccagctgctgccgcCCCTCCTGCTGCATTTCTAGCTGCTGCCGCCCCTCTTGCTGTGGTTCCAactgctgtggctccagctgctgtggctccagctgctgccgcccctcctgctgcccctcctGCTGCCTGCGCCCAGTCTGTGGCCGGGTCTCCTGCCACACCACTTGCTATCGCCCCACCTGTGTCATCTCCACCTGCCCCCGCCCCATGTGCTGTGCCTCCTCTTGCTGCTGA
- the LOC122207088 gene encoding keratin-associated protein 4-11-like isoform X2, translated as MVSSCCGSVCSDQGCGSSCCQPCCRPTCCQTTCCRTTCCRPTCCVSSCCRPSCCGSTCCQTTCCRPSCCGSSCCGSSCCGSSCCRPSCCISSCCRPSCCGSNCCGSSCCGSSCCRPSCCPSCCLRPVCGRVSCHTTCYRPTCVISTCPRPMCCASSCC; from the exons ATGGTCAGCTCCTGTTGTGGCTCCGTCTGCTCTGACCAgggctgtggctccagctgctgccagccttgctgccgcCCCACCTGCTGCCAGACCACCTGCTGCAGGACCACCTGCTGCCGGCCCACTTGCTGTGTGTCCAGCTGCTGCCGCCCCtcctgctgtggctcca CCTGCTGCCAGACCACCTGCTGCCGCCccagctgctgtggctccagctgctgcggctccagctgctgtggctccagctgctgccgcCCCTCCTGCTGCATTTCTAGCTGCTGCCGCCCCTCTTGCTGTGGTTCCAactgctgtggctccagctgctgtggctccagctgctgccgcccctcctgctgcccctcctGCTGCCTGCGCCCAGTCTGTGGCCGGGTCTCCTGCCACACCACTTGCTATCGCCCCACCTGTGTCATCTCCACCTGCCCCCGCCCCATGTGCTGTGCCTCCTCTTGCTGCTGA
- the LOC122207088 gene encoding keratin-associated protein 4-12-like isoform X1: protein MVSSCCGSVCSDQGCGSSCCQPCCRPTCCQTTCCRTTCCRPTCCVSSCCRPSCCGSSCCGSNCCGSSCCRPSCCISSCCRPSCCQTTCCRPSCCGSSCCGSSCCGSSCCRPSCCISSCCRPSCCGSNCCGSSCCGSSCCRPSCCPSCCLRPVCGRVSCHTTCYRPTCVISTCPRPMCCASSCC from the coding sequence ATGGTCAGCTCCTGTTGTGGCTCCGTCTGCTCTGACCAgggctgtggctccagctgctgccagccttgctgccgcCCCACCTGCTGCCAGACCACCTGCTGCAGGACCACCTGCTGCCGGCCCACTTGCTGTGTGTCCAGCTGCTGCCGCCCCtcctgctgtggctccagctgctgtggctctaattgctgtggctccagctgctgcaGGCCCAGCTGCTGCATCTCTAGCTGCTGCCGCCCCTCCTGCTGCCAGACCACCTGCTGCCGCCccagctgctgtggctccagctgctgcggctccagctgctgtggctccagctgctgccgcCCCTCCTGCTGCATTTCTAGCTGCTGCCGCCCCTCTTGCTGTGGTTCCAactgctgtggctccagctgctgtggctccagctgctgccgcccctcctgctgcccctcctGCTGCCTGCGCCCAGTCTGTGGCCGGGTCTCCTGCCACACCACTTGCTATCGCCCCACCTGTGTCATCTCCACCTGCCCCCGCCCCATGTGCTGTGCCTCCTCTTGCTGCTGA
- the LOC122207085 gene encoding keratin-associated protein 4-11-like isoform X2: MVNSCCGSVCSDQGCGSSCCQPCCRPTCCQTTCCRTTCCRPSCCISSCCRPTCCQTTCCRTTCCRPSCCVSSCCRPSCCGSSCCGSSCCGSSCCRPSCCISSCCRPSCCGSNCCGSSCCGSSCCRPSCCPSCCLRPVCGRVSCHTTCYRPTCVISTCPRPMCCASSCC; the protein is encoded by the exons ATGGTCAACTCCTGTTGTGGCTCCGTCTGCTCTGACCAgggctgtggctccagctgctgccagccttgctgccgcCCCACCTGCTGCCAGACCACCTGCTGCAGGACCACCTGCTGCCG GCCCAGCTGCTGCATCTCTAGCTGCTGCCGCCCCACCTGCTGCCAGACCACCTGCTGCAGAACCACCTGCTGCCGCCCCAGCTGCTGTGTGTCCAGCTGCTGCCGCCccagctgctgtggctccagctgctgcggctccagctgctgtggctccagctgctgccgcCCCTCCTGCTGCATTTCTAGCTGCTGCCGCCCCTCTTGCTGTGGTTCCAactgctgtggctccagctgctgtggctccagctgctgccgcccctcctgctgcccctcctGCTGCCTGCGCCCAGTCTGTGGCCGGGTCTCCTGCCACACCACTTGCTATCGCCCCACCTGTGTCATCTCCACCTGCCCCCGCCCCATGTGCTGTGCCTCCTCTTGCTGCTGA
- the LOC122207085 gene encoding keratin-associated protein 4-6-like isoform X1 yields MVNSCCGSVCSDQGCGSSCCQPCCRPTCCQTTCCRTTCCRPTCCVSSCCRPSCCGSSCCGSNCCGSSCCRPSCCISSCCRPTCCQTTCCRTTCCRPSCCVSSCCRPSCCGSSCCGSSCCGSSCCRPSCCISSCCRPSCCGSNCCGSSCCGSSCCRPSCCPSCCLRPVCGRVSCHTTCYRPTCVISTCPRPMCCASSCC; encoded by the coding sequence ATGGTCAACTCCTGTTGTGGCTCCGTCTGCTCTGACCAgggctgtggctccagctgctgccagccttgctgccgcCCCACCTGCTGCCAGACCACCTGCTGCAGGACCACCTGCTGCCGGCCCACTTGCTGTGTGTCCAGCTGCTGCCGCCCCtcctgctgtggctccagctgctgtggctctaattgctgtggctccagctgctgcaGGCCCAGCTGCTGCATCTCTAGCTGCTGCCGCCCCACCTGCTGCCAGACCACCTGCTGCAGAACCACCTGCTGCCGCCCCAGCTGCTGTGTGTCCAGCTGCTGCCGCCccagctgctgtggctccagctgctgcggctccagctgctgtggctccagctgctgccgcCCCTCCTGCTGCATTTCTAGCTGCTGCCGCCCCTCTTGCTGTGGTTCCAactgctgtggctccagctgctgtggctccagctgctgccgcccctcctgctgcccctcctGCTGCCTGCGCCCAGTCTGTGGCCGGGTCTCCTGCCACACCACTTGCTATCGCCCCACCTGTGTCATCTCCACCTGCCCCCGCCCCATGTGCTGTGCCTCCTCTTGCTGCTGA
- the LOC122207086 gene encoding keratin-associated protein 4-12-like isoform X2, with product MVNSCCSSSCCGSSCCQPCCRPTCCQTTCCRTTCCRPTCCVPSCCISSCCRPTCCQTTCCRTTCCRPSCCVSSCCRPSCCGSSCCGSSCCGSSCCRPSCCISSCCRPSCCGSNCCGSSCCGSSCCRPSCCPSCCLRPVCGRVSCHTTCYRPTCVISTCPRPMCCASSCC from the exons ATGGTCAACTCCTGTTGTAGTTccagctgctgtggctccagctgctgccagccttgctgccgcCCCACCTGCTGCCAGACCACCTGCTGCAGGACCACCTGCTGCCGGCCCACTTGCTGTGT GCCCAGCTGCTGCATCTCTAGCTGCTGCCGCCCCACCTGCTGCCAGACCACCTGCTGCAGAACCACCTGCTGCCGCCCCAGCTGCTGTGTGTCCAGCTGCTGCCGCCccagctgctgtggctccagctgctgcggctccagctgctgtggctccagctgctgccgcCCCTCCTGCTGCATTTCTAGCTGCTGCCGCCCCTCTTGCTGTGGTTCCAactgctgtggctccagctgctgtggctccagctgctgccgcccctcctgctgcccctcctGCTGCCTGCGCCCAGTCTGTGGCCGGGTCTCCTGCCACACCACTTGCTATCGCCCCACCTGTGTCATCTCCACCTGCCCCCGCCCCATGTGCTGTGCCTCCTCTTGCTGCTGA
- the LOC122207086 gene encoding keratin-associated protein 4-6-like isoform X1: protein MVNSCCSSSCCGSSCCQPCCRPTCCQTTCCRTTCCRPTCCVSSCCRPSCCGSSCCGSNCCGSSCCRPSCCISSCCRPTCCQTTCCRTTCCRPSCCVSSCCRPSCCGSSCCGSSCCGSSCCRPSCCISSCCRPSCCGSNCCGSSCCGSSCCRPSCCPSCCLRPVCGRVSCHTTCYRPTCVISTCPRPMCCASSCC from the coding sequence ATGGTCAACTCCTGTTGTAGTTccagctgctgtggctccagctgctgccagccttgctgccgcCCCACCTGCTGCCAGACCACCTGCTGCAGGACCACCTGCTGCCGGCCCACTTGCTGTGTGTCCAGCTGCTGCCGCCCCtcctgctgtggctccagctgctgtggctctaattgctgtggctccagctgctgcaGGCCCAGCTGCTGCATCTCTAGCTGCTGCCGCCCCACCTGCTGCCAGACCACCTGCTGCAGAACCACCTGCTGCCGCCCCAGCTGCTGTGTGTCCAGCTGCTGCCGCCccagctgctgtggctccagctgctgcggctccagctgctgtggctccagctgctgccgcCCCTCCTGCTGCATTTCTAGCTGCTGCCGCCCCTCTTGCTGTGGTTCCAactgctgtggctccagctgctgtggctccagctgctgccgcccctcctgctgcccctcctGCTGCCTGCGCCCAGTCTGTGGCCGGGTCTCCTGCCACACCACTTGCTATCGCCCCACCTGTGTCATCTCCACCTGCCCCCGCCCCATGTGCTGTGCCTCCTCTTGCTGCTGA